One genomic window of Phoenix dactylifera cultivar Barhee BC4 chromosome 6, palm_55x_up_171113_PBpolish2nd_filt_p, whole genome shotgun sequence includes the following:
- the LOC103707570 gene encoding microtubule-associated protein 70-4-like isoform X2 has product MGSLGEAGEKEMFPSPPDPVMIELNRLEDQLRDKERELGLANYEIKALKATELMKDKAVVELNNELKKVDDKLRAAEKQLEQKNLEIKRLINEKKEALAALFAAEAALRRVHACQKDEEYLPVEAVIAPLESDIKKYKNKITKLQEDKKALERLIKSKEAALIEAKNILCIALERALIVETVQNKNIELRRQIEICQEENKLLEKTNRQKIVEVEKLTQTIHELEEYILAGGAAANAVRDYQRQVAELYEEKKTLERELARAKVSANRVATVVANEWKDGNGKVMPVKQWLEERRFLQGEMQRLRDKVAVAERTAKAEAQLKDKLNLRLKTLEEGLKQAPSLSPKQVENSKKKFGCSSNEEPEKRPTFHSRASVSASRLSVLQQPNSASEGVITNRNIKPTNSLKNKFAIGENLVRKNFWAPKSKVFDDDGKDNAERIANANGNISDSIEGNTEPSQEVKAKGCGDIELQNKGGSEDDCDVTVQRKKVVPQEVTVKGVGDIKSKNKRGSEDAYEDMVSGFLYDRLQKEVINLRKSHEEKDHMLSAKDDEINLLQKKVDAVAASREKKMRRVAASREKEVLVKSEDTKPRSKTPIISRRCMA; this is encoded by the exons ATGGGTAGCCTGGGCGAAGCTGGTGAAAAGGAGATGTTTCCAAGCCCTCCAGATCCTGTTATGATCGAACTCAATCGATTGGAGGACCAGCTTAGAG ACAAGGAGAGGGAGTTGGGACTTGCCAACTATGAAATCAAGGCTTTGAAAGCGACGGAACTTATGAAAGATAAAGCTGTAGTGGAG CTTAATAATGAATTGAAGAAAGTTGATGACAAACTCAGAGCTGCCGAGAAGCAACTAGAACAGAAG AATCTTGAGATCAAGAGGCTAATCAATGAGAAAAAAGAAGCCTTGGCTGCACTGTTTGCTGCAGAGGCAGCTTTGAGAAGAGTTCATGCATGTCAAAAGGATGAGGAATACCTTCCAGTTGAGGCTGTGATTGCCCCACTTGAGTCTGATATAAAAAAGTACAAGAATAAG ATTACGAAACTTCAAGAGGATAAAAAGGCTCTGGAACGGCTCATAAAGTCTAAAGAGGCGGCTTTGATTGAAGCAAAAAATATATTGTGTATTGCTCTTGAACGGGCACTGATAGTAGAGACTGTGCAAAACAAGAACATTGAATTGAGGAGGCAAATAGAGATATGCCAG GAAGAAAATAAGCTTTTGGAGAAAACAAATCGTCAGAAGATTGTAGAAGTGGAAAAGCTTACTCAAACTATTCATGAACTTGAAGAATATATTCTTGCAGGCGGTGCAGCTGCTAATGCTGTGCGTGACTATCAGCGGCAGGTTGCTGAATTATAT GAAGAGAAAAAAACTCTTGAGAGAGAGCTAGCAAGAGCTAAAGTTTCAGCAAATCGGGTGGCAACTGTGGTCGCAAATGAGTGGAAGGATGGCAATGGCAAAGTCATGCCTGTCAAGCAATGGCTGGAAGAGCGAAGATTTTTGCAG GGAGAGATGCAACGGTTGCGGGATAAGGTAGCTGTAGCAGAAAGGACTGCCAAGGCAGAAGCCCAGCTTAAG GATAAACTAAATTTGAGGCTGAAGACATTGGAAGAAGGTCTAAAGCAAGCACCAAGCTTATCACCAAAGCAAGTTGAGAACTCCAAGAAAAAATTTGGGTGCTCTTCAAATGAGGAACCAGAAAAGAGACCAACATTTCATTCAAGGGCTTCTGTTTCTGCCTCTAGACTCTCAGTTTTACAACAGCCTAATTCCGCATCAGAAGGTGTTATCACCAACAGAAATATCAAGCCAACAAATAGCTTGAAAAACAAGTTTGCTATTGGAGAAAATCTGGTTAGAAAGAATTTCTGGGCTCCAAAAAGCAAagtttttgatgatgatgggaAGGATAATGCAGAAAGAATTGCTAACGCTAATGGTAATATAAGTGATTCTATTGAAGGAAATACGGAGCCTTCACAAGAAGTTAAAGCCAAAGGTTGTGGTGACATTGAGTTGCAAAACAAGGGTGGTTCAGAAGATGACTGTGATGTTACTGTGCAAAGAAAAAAAGTGGTTCCACAAGAAGTTACAGTCAAAGGAGTTGGTGACATCAAGTCAAAAAATAAGCGTGGTTCAGAAGATGCCTATGAAGATATGGTATCAGGTTTTCTGTATGACAGACTGCAAAAGGAAGTCATCAACTTAAGAAAATCACATGAGGAGAAGGATCATATGTTGAGTGCTAAGGATGATGAAATCAAT TTGCTCCAGAAAAAAGTTGATGCAGTAGCGGCGTCTAGAGAAAAGAAGATGAGGAGAGTAGCGGCGTCTAGAGAAAAGGAAGTGTTGGTGAAGTCAGAGGATACTAAACCAAGAAGCAAAACCCCAATCATCTCAAGAAG
- the LOC103707570 gene encoding microtubule-associated protein 70-4-like isoform X1, with the protein MGSLGEAGEKEMFPSPPDPVMIELNRLEDQLRDKERELGLANYEIKALKATELMKDKAVVELNNELKKVDDKLRAAEKQLEQKNLEIKRLINEKKEALAALFAAEAALRRVHACQKDEEYLPVEAVIAPLESDIKKYKNKITKLQEDKKALERLIKSKEAALIEAKNILCIALERALIVETVQNKNIELRRQIEICQEENKLLEKTNRQKIVEVEKLTQTIHELEEYILAGGAAANAVRDYQRQVAELYEEKKTLERELARAKVSANRVATVVANEWKDGNGKVMPVKQWLEERRFLQGEMQRLRDKVAVAERTAKAEAQLKDKLNLRLKTLEEGLKQAPSLSPKQVENSKKKFGCSSNEEPEKRPTFHSRASVSASRLSVLQQPNSASEGVITNRNIKPTNSLKNKFAIGENLVRKNFWAPKSKVFDDDGKDNAERIANANGNISDSIEGNTEPSQEVKAKGCGDIELQNKGGSEDDCDVTVQRKKVVPQEVTVKGVGDIKSKNKRGSEDAYEDMVSGFLYDRLQKEVINLRKSHEEKDHMLSAKDDEINLLQKKVDAVAASREKKMRRVAASREKEVLVKSEDTKPRSKTPIISRRAVNHQEASKSSRA; encoded by the exons ATGGGTAGCCTGGGCGAAGCTGGTGAAAAGGAGATGTTTCCAAGCCCTCCAGATCCTGTTATGATCGAACTCAATCGATTGGAGGACCAGCTTAGAG ACAAGGAGAGGGAGTTGGGACTTGCCAACTATGAAATCAAGGCTTTGAAAGCGACGGAACTTATGAAAGATAAAGCTGTAGTGGAG CTTAATAATGAATTGAAGAAAGTTGATGACAAACTCAGAGCTGCCGAGAAGCAACTAGAACAGAAG AATCTTGAGATCAAGAGGCTAATCAATGAGAAAAAAGAAGCCTTGGCTGCACTGTTTGCTGCAGAGGCAGCTTTGAGAAGAGTTCATGCATGTCAAAAGGATGAGGAATACCTTCCAGTTGAGGCTGTGATTGCCCCACTTGAGTCTGATATAAAAAAGTACAAGAATAAG ATTACGAAACTTCAAGAGGATAAAAAGGCTCTGGAACGGCTCATAAAGTCTAAAGAGGCGGCTTTGATTGAAGCAAAAAATATATTGTGTATTGCTCTTGAACGGGCACTGATAGTAGAGACTGTGCAAAACAAGAACATTGAATTGAGGAGGCAAATAGAGATATGCCAG GAAGAAAATAAGCTTTTGGAGAAAACAAATCGTCAGAAGATTGTAGAAGTGGAAAAGCTTACTCAAACTATTCATGAACTTGAAGAATATATTCTTGCAGGCGGTGCAGCTGCTAATGCTGTGCGTGACTATCAGCGGCAGGTTGCTGAATTATAT GAAGAGAAAAAAACTCTTGAGAGAGAGCTAGCAAGAGCTAAAGTTTCAGCAAATCGGGTGGCAACTGTGGTCGCAAATGAGTGGAAGGATGGCAATGGCAAAGTCATGCCTGTCAAGCAATGGCTGGAAGAGCGAAGATTTTTGCAG GGAGAGATGCAACGGTTGCGGGATAAGGTAGCTGTAGCAGAAAGGACTGCCAAGGCAGAAGCCCAGCTTAAG GATAAACTAAATTTGAGGCTGAAGACATTGGAAGAAGGTCTAAAGCAAGCACCAAGCTTATCACCAAAGCAAGTTGAGAACTCCAAGAAAAAATTTGGGTGCTCTTCAAATGAGGAACCAGAAAAGAGACCAACATTTCATTCAAGGGCTTCTGTTTCTGCCTCTAGACTCTCAGTTTTACAACAGCCTAATTCCGCATCAGAAGGTGTTATCACCAACAGAAATATCAAGCCAACAAATAGCTTGAAAAACAAGTTTGCTATTGGAGAAAATCTGGTTAGAAAGAATTTCTGGGCTCCAAAAAGCAAagtttttgatgatgatgggaAGGATAATGCAGAAAGAATTGCTAACGCTAATGGTAATATAAGTGATTCTATTGAAGGAAATACGGAGCCTTCACAAGAAGTTAAAGCCAAAGGTTGTGGTGACATTGAGTTGCAAAACAAGGGTGGTTCAGAAGATGACTGTGATGTTACTGTGCAAAGAAAAAAAGTGGTTCCACAAGAAGTTACAGTCAAAGGAGTTGGTGACATCAAGTCAAAAAATAAGCGTGGTTCAGAAGATGCCTATGAAGATATGGTATCAGGTTTTCTGTATGACAGACTGCAAAAGGAAGTCATCAACTTAAGAAAATCACATGAGGAGAAGGATCATATGTTGAGTGCTAAGGATGATGAAATCAAT TTGCTCCAGAAAAAAGTTGATGCAGTAGCGGCGTCTAGAGAAAAGAAGATGAGGAGAGTAGCGGCGTCTAGAGAAAAGGAAGTGTTGGTGAAGTCAGAGGATACTAAACCAAGAAGCAAAACCCCAATCATCTCAAGAAG AGCTGTGAATCATCAGGAAGCCTCGAAAAGCTCAAGAGCTTAA